Within the Borrelia parkeri genome, the region TAAACTCTGATGATTCTTTTTCTTTAATATCCCTATTATCCTTGAACTCTCTAAAATTTCTTCTCTTAACTTTTTTGACACTAACCTTTTTGTTAATCTTAACCAAGATCATATATCTTAACAAATTTTTAATAAGTTTTAATTGAGTTTCAAGCTCTTTCAAATTCTCACTATCCATCTTAAATTCTATTATTTCATATCTACCACGCAACTGCTTCCTAATAGGATATTCTAATGCCCTCTCTCCAAGAGAATTTTCAGCAAAATCACTAGCATTAAAAGCTGTTAACTGTTTTTTTACCTCTTCTAAAGCAGCTTTATATTCAAGTTCTTCACTCTTAAACAAAAAACAAGCTTCATACTTTTTTATCATTATAACTCCTTATGGTCTTAATCGTACCATAAACCTTGTAAATTTATGGCAAAGGTTATCTCAATACTATAACAAATTATTTAAGTAGTATATAAAAATACTTGTTTTTTTTCAATATTGAGCAAAAAATCTTTTCAAAATACTCTTCACAGAACAATTAAAAATCCTACTCTACTATCTTTAAAAACCATTCTATTAAAAGATACCTTTTATATACCATAAATAACCCAGCTAAAAATTTAAGTTCTTAAAAAGAACTCTTTAAAACAAAGTAAAAAAAACAACTTATATAACACAAATTCATAATTTTAAGTAATCTTCTAACCTAAATAAATTTTAATTATCAGAATCATCCTTATTAAGTTTGTAAACTTTTCCTGTCGAACCTTGTCTTTCAAGCTTATCATCTTCTTTCATTTCAATATATGCTTTAATACCATATTTCACATTATCAGATGCAACAATAGCACTGGCCTTAAAAAGTTTTTCAGGAGAATAATTTTTAATCGCTTGTTTTATATAATAAACATTTGTTCCATAATCAATTTTAATTGTATTATCAATTGTAACAATATCTAAAGCACCTGTTTTTTTAAGAAAATCTTCTGATATAAGCTCAGGACTGAAAACTACAAACATTAAGTTTGTTGAGACAACATTAAACTCTTGAATATTATCAAGACCTCCAAGACCTTGGGCTATAAGATGTGCAATTCCCATTCCTTCAACTTCCCCTTCACTACCAGCAAAAAATGGCTCACCAACACCAAAAATCTGAAAATCAAAATAATTATAAACCCATTTAAAAGTAAAATAATATAAAGCAAAAAATGCAAATCCTAATGGTAATAAATAAAGCCAATTTGTCTTGGCATGCCCCTGTAAC harbors:
- the rpsF gene encoding 30S ribosomal protein S6 — protein: MIKKYEACFLFKSEELEYKAALEEVKKQLTAFNASDFAENSLGERALEYPIRKQLRGRYEIIEFKMDSENLKELETQLKLIKNLLRYMILVKINKKVSVKKVKRRNFREFKDNRDIKEKESSEFNSNVDVKVD